TAAGCCAGACGCAGATGAGCTTCATCAAAGGTTTTGCTGACCGGCAACAGGCGCACACTCGCCGGATCACGTCCGACCCGCAGACAGGCGTCAGCAATTCGCTGCTGCACGGCTGCCAGGTTGCGGCGAAAGTCCTCGACGCTGGTGGCCTGTGGGTAACGGCCATGACGCTCGTGCAGGGTGACGGTTTCTTCCAATTGATCGAGCATCAGTGGGTGGCTCCTTTACTCGTCACAACAACGTCGGCAGCCGGAATGACCACCGCCTCGCGACGCGGCAAGCGCCCATTGAGTAAGGCGTAGGCCGCCAGACCAATCAGCAATCCCCAGAACGCCCCACCGATCCCCAGCAAGGTGATGTTGGCGGCAGACGCCAGAAAGGTGATCAGCGAGGCTTCGCGGGTTTTGACGTCAGCCATGGCGCTGGCCAGGCTGGCGCCGATAGTGCCGAGCAGGGCCAGCCCGGCCAGCGTCGTAATGAAGGAGGCCGGTAACGCCATGAACACTGCAGCGAGGGTCACCCCGAAAATCCCGACGAGGATATAGAACACCCCCGCGGCAACCCCGGCGATCCAGCGCTTGGACGGATCCTCCGAGGCTTCCTTGCCGGTGCAGATAGCCGCAGTGATGGCGGCGACGTTGAAGGCGTGGGAACCAAAGGGCGCCATCAGCAAGGAGCCCAGCCCTGTGACCGTCAGGATAGGGTTGGCGCTGGTGCTAAAGCCATCGTTGCGCAGCACCAGCATGCCCGGCATGTACTGGCCAGTGAGGGTGATCAGAAACAGCGGCAGCGCCACGCTGAGCAGCGCATTGATCGAAAACTCAGGCTGGGTGAATACCGGTGCCGCGAATTGCAGCGCCAGCCCCGACAGTTCTACACGGCCCTGCGTCAGAAGAAACGCCAGCCCCAGCACCAGAATGCCTACCACCGCGTAGCGCGCGGTAAAGCGCTTGAGCGCAACGTAAGCGGTAATCAGCAACCCGACCAACACGGGGTCAAGACTCATGCCACCAAATGCGCCTATACCGAACTGCAACAAGATGCCGGCCAACAGGCCCGCAGCCACACCCGGCGGAATCAGGCGAATGACTTTTTCGAAGCAGCCGGACAAACCCAGCAGCACGAAGGCGGCGGCCGAAATAATGTACGCACCTACTGCCTCGGCGTAGGGCGTGGTGGACAGCGCGACGACCAGAAAGGCCGCAGCGGGTGTCGACCAGGCAGTAATAATCGGCTCGCGGCTCACCCAACTGAGAAACAGCCCGGTAATGCCCACGCCAATCGACACCGACCATACCCACGACGCCGTCAGCTCTGGGCTGAGCCCGGCCACTTTGGCGGCCTGAAAGACCAGGATGAATGTGCCGCCATAATTGACGATGACTGAAATCAGCCCGGCGACAATCGGATGCAGAAGGTCGCGTAAACGCAGGGGCGATGGGGATGCTGAAGAAGACATGATTGCTTTGCTCCTTGCAAAACGAGGTGTTTGCCCCGGGTGAGGGAATTTATAGCGCTGAAATGGCATGTTTTGCCCCTACACTTTCTTGTAGAAGGCCAGACCACTTACCAGACCGCTTGCTGTGACTGAAAAGCGATCCCTGCCTCAGCCATGCACGCGGGCAAAATTCTTCATGAAGTCGCTCAATGCCTCGACCGCCTGCAGCGTGACTGCGTTATAGAGACTGGCTCGCATCCCGCCGACCGAGGCGTGCCCTTTTAGTCCATTGAGCCCGGCCTGTTCGGCCCGTTGCATAAAGGTCTTTTCCAGCGCTGCATCGGCGAGCAGGAATGGCACGTTGTTGATCGAACGAAACGGTGCCTGCACGCTGTTGCGGTAAAATCCATCACTGTCGTCGAGTGTGCGATACAGCAATTGGGCCTTGGCCTGGTTAAGCCGGTGAAGGGCGTCGAGGCCGCCGCTGCGCTTGATCCATTTGAGCGTCAGGCCGGTGAGGTACCAAGGAAAGGTCGCCGGGGTGTTGAGCATCGACTGGGCGTCGTTGATGCGCGCGTAGTTGAGTATGTCCGGGGTAAACGTCTGCGCGGCATCCAGCAACGCCGGGTCGACGATGACCACCGTCAGTCCGGCCACTCCCATGTTTTTTTGCGCGGCGGCATACACAAGGCCATGTTTAGCCACGTCAATCGGCTTGGAAAGCAGGCTTGAACAGGCGTCGCACACTAAAGGCGCCAAACCATCAGGCGCCTCGACGAATTGCAGGCCATGTACGGTTTCGTTCTCGGTGTAGTGCAGGTAGGCGGCGTTCGGGTTGAGGTTCCAGTCCGACACCTCGGGGATGCGATCAAAACCAGACGCCTTGCTGCTGGCGACGATGCGAACGTCGCAATAGCGCCGGGCGGCCTCGATGGCCTTGCCTGACCAGAGACCGGTATGCAGATAGTCTGCCGTGCGCTTATCCCCCAGCAGGTTCATCGGCACCTGGGCAAATTGCAGCGAGGCGCCCCCTTGCACGAACAGCACCTTGTACTCGCCGGGCACCTGCAAAATCTCCCGCAGGTCGTGCTCGGCCTGGTAGGCAACCTCCATGAACACCTCGCAGCGATGGCTGATTTCCATCACCGACATGCCCGTACCCGCGAAGTCAAAAAACTCCTCGTGCGCTTGCCTGAGTACTTCCATCGGCAACGCGGTTGGGCCTGCGCTGAAGTTGTATGACCTGGCCATAGCTGAGTAACCCCTGTTCAAAATTGCTCGCAATGCACGTGATCGCCGAGCGCAAAGGCAGTGGCGAGGAGCGGATTCTACGGATAGGATGGCCTGCCCTTGCAGGCCAATTTATTCAATCGAGGCAGACCGCATGGCGAAAACGTTCGAACTGGAAACGCTGAAAATGCGCCTCAACGATGTTGAGTTTCAGCTATTGGATCTGCACCAACGGATTCAGCGCGCACTGCGTGCATTGATCCTGGAGGGTGCCCTTGACCCAGGCTTGAAGCTGCCCGCGACTCGGGTCTTGGCCAAGTCACTCGGGATTGCCCGCGACACCGTTGA
The Pseudomonas lini DNA segment above includes these coding regions:
- a CDS encoding benzoate/H(+) symporter BenE family transporter gives rise to the protein MSSSASPSPLRLRDLLHPIVAGLISVIVNYGGTFILVFQAAKVAGLSPELTASWVWSVSIGVGITGLFLSWVSREPIITAWSTPAAAFLVVALSTTPYAEAVGAYIISAAAFVLLGLSGCFEKVIRLIPPGVAAGLLAGILLQFGIGAFGGMSLDPVLVGLLITAYVALKRFTARYAVVGILVLGLAFLLTQGRVELSGLALQFAAPVFTQPEFSINALLSVALPLFLITLTGQYMPGMLVLRNDGFSTSANPILTVTGLGSLLMAPFGSHAFNVAAITAAICTGKEASEDPSKRWIAGVAAGVFYILVGIFGVTLAAVFMALPASFITTLAGLALLGTIGASLASAMADVKTREASLITFLASAANITLLGIGGAFWGLLIGLAAYALLNGRLPRREAVVIPAADVVVTSKGATH
- the serC gene encoding 3-phosphoserine/phosphohydroxythreonine transaminase yields the protein MARSYNFSAGPTALPMEVLRQAHEEFFDFAGTGMSVMEISHRCEVFMEVAYQAEHDLREILQVPGEYKVLFVQGGASLQFAQVPMNLLGDKRTADYLHTGLWSGKAIEAARRYCDVRIVASSKASGFDRIPEVSDWNLNPNAAYLHYTENETVHGLQFVEAPDGLAPLVCDACSSLLSKPIDVAKHGLVYAAAQKNMGVAGLTVVIVDPALLDAAQTFTPDILNYARINDAQSMLNTPATFPWYLTGLTLKWIKRSGGLDALHRLNQAKAQLLYRTLDDSDGFYRNSVQAPFRSINNVPFLLADAALEKTFMQRAEQAGLNGLKGHASVGGMRASLYNAVTLQAVEALSDFMKNFARVHG